From the genome of Sphingobacterium kitahiroshimense, one region includes:
- a CDS encoding HIT family protein, which translates to MSTIFSKIVSGEIAAYKVAESNDFLAFLDVSPLAEGHVLVIPKRETDYIFDINDDEYMALWVFSKIVAQGIKRVFPCKKVGVAVIGLEVAHAHIHLVPLNNVSDLNFSRPRLSLTHEEFTQIAETIKESIINVTSDN; encoded by the coding sequence ATGTCTACGATTTTTTCAAAAATAGTGTCAGGAGAGATTGCTGCTTATAAGGTAGCTGAGAGTAATGATTTTCTAGCATTTTTAGATGTTAGTCCATTAGCCGAGGGGCATGTTTTGGTCATTCCAAAGCGTGAGACCGATTATATTTTCGATATCAATGACGACGAATATATGGCACTTTGGGTTTTCTCAAAGATTGTAGCTCAAGGTATCAAACGCGTTTTCCCTTGTAAGAAAGTCGGTGTTGCTGTTATAGGATTAGAAGTAGCCCATGCTCATATCCATTTAGTCCCGTTAAATAATGTTTCAGATTTAAATTTTTCTCGACCTAGATTGTCGCTTACTCATGAAGAATTTACCCAAATTGCGGAAACAATTAAAGAGTCAATTATCAATGTTACATCTGATAATTAA
- the greA gene encoding transcription elongation factor GreA, which translates to MAEVTYYTAEGLQKLKEELHYLKTEGRTSISNAIAEARDKGDLSENAEYDAAKEAQGMHEAKIANLENTLAGARLIDESKLDTSKVLALSIVKIKNKKNGAEMTYQLVSETEADMKQGKISVKSPIAKGLLGKSKGDVAVIDVPAGQIEFEIIEITR; encoded by the coding sequence ATGGCAGAAGTAACTTATTACACCGCAGAGGGATTACAAAAGCTCAAGGAAGAGTTGCACTATCTTAAAACTGAAGGAAGAACTAGTATCTCGAATGCAATAGCTGAAGCAAGAGATAAAGGTGATTTGTCTGAGAATGCAGAATATGATGCTGCAAAAGAGGCGCAAGGTATGCATGAAGCAAAGATTGCAAACTTGGAAAATACGCTAGCTGGAGCTCGTTTGATTGACGAATCCAAATTAGATACATCAAAAGTATTGGCCTTATCTATCGTAAAGATCAAGAATAAGAAAAATGGCGCTGAAATGACGTATCAATTGGTGTCCGAAACAGAAGCTGATATGAAACAAGGTAAGATTTCTGTTAAGTCTCCTATTGCCAAAGGTTTACTAGGTAAATCTAAAGGTGATGTAGCTGTAATCGATGTTCCTGCAGGTCAGATTGAATTCGAAATTATAGAAATTACAAGATAA
- a CDS encoding response regulator transcription factor: MSKEITVAVIEDDENLRFLVRHRLETEGYNVVQTGDGNEAEKLILEKKPDVVLLDWMLPGKEGNEICENIRKAGFENIVIMMTAKSQDIDKIEAYSFGVTDYISKPFNMDVLIAMIENKVRFFLPKNTPEIYHFGKTEHQPNIHSLVRDGKKIELTILENRILLHFLQNVGKEITREELMEVVWGYSSNVNTRTLDMHVVRLRKKIEKNPDKPYYLQTVRGLGYRFVDEEEN, from the coding sequence ATGAGCAAAGAAATAACTGTAGCTGTTATTGAAGATGATGAAAATCTACGCTTTTTAGTTCGTCACAGATTAGAAACGGAAGGATACAATGTTGTTCAAACGGGGGATGGAAATGAGGCTGAAAAGTTGATTTTAGAGAAAAAACCAGATGTTGTATTGCTAGATTGGATGTTGCCAGGTAAGGAAGGTAACGAGATTTGTGAAAATATACGTAAAGCAGGATTTGAAAATATTGTTATCATGATGACTGCTAAATCACAAGATATTGATAAGATCGAAGCTTATAGCTTTGGTGTGACGGATTACATTAGTAAGCCATTCAATATGGACGTATTAATCGCCATGATTGAGAATAAGGTTCGTTTCTTTTTACCTAAAAATACGCCTGAGATCTATCATTTTGGTAAAACTGAACATCAGCCGAACATTCACTCACTTGTGAGAGACGGTAAGAAAATAGAACTTACCATTTTAGAGAATCGTATTTTACTGCATTTTCTACAAAATGTCGGCAAAGAAATAACACGCGAAGAGCTGATGGAAGTCGTTTGGGGGTACAGTTCAAATGTCAATACACGCACCTTAGATATGCATGTGGTTAGATTAAGGAAGAAGATCGAAAAGAATCCTGATAAACCCTATTACTTGCAGACTGTTAGGGGTTTAGGGTATAGATTTGTTGATGAAGAAGAGAATTAA
- a CDS encoding sensor histidine kinase, with amino-acid sequence MRGTGYNYRKNFGLLFVFFAFVTLLYFVVIFAARNYTVNLVNNEFTNRKSEVFDLTLVPFNDFFQNRVPEVSFYQGYLDSLEAGKYAYSVLSSYPFVKEIAFYDMLFSNDNRILAGFSINGLNIRPKTLSIFTINNRGLDKRYITKREEMGPFNEELNSMGIKVASYIDKLQSSSKLTDRDILRVFYSTQPGRITYLNIPRINDLLVYKDIMDTKLDHIVNYEQDMFVFSVDPTLLDVKNIYPNLYERIEVVPIVRAPVTSDVKEYVTEMLLPGALADYKLLFHSSESFISKEVNRSFLPVVLGISLVYLILLVILYLIYRNLEINGRLFKLQYDFINNLTHEFKTPVSVIKIAGNNIKSAQYLSDEERIMYGNILDQESDRLNNLMNKLLSFSQIENKTIKLKREEIDLNTFVDNIVASTQLKHADFKITKEINVKSSLLADPVLLTSVFQNLIDNAYKYSDQKRKVLDIKIQQNKKNFVIIFRDEGIGINKNEFSNIFKKFYRIKSQYNQQGSIGLGLAFCKEITEFMGGEISVKSEIGKGTTFTLIFSV; translated from the coding sequence ATGAGAGGAACAGGTTATAATTATCGTAAGAATTTTGGTTTGCTTTTTGTCTTCTTTGCTTTCGTTACGTTATTGTATTTTGTTGTCATATTTGCAGCTAGAAACTATACTGTAAATCTCGTTAATAACGAATTTACGAATCGCAAATCGGAGGTCTTTGATTTGACATTGGTACCCTTCAATGATTTTTTTCAAAATCGTGTTCCCGAAGTTTCTTTTTATCAGGGATACTTGGATTCTTTGGAAGCAGGAAAATATGCTTACAGCGTCTTAAGCTCTTATCCATTCGTTAAGGAGATCGCTTTTTACGATATGCTTTTTAGTAATGATAATAGAATACTTGCCGGCTTTTCGATCAATGGATTAAATATCAGACCTAAAACATTATCCATATTTACAATTAATAACCGCGGTTTAGATAAAAGGTACATCACCAAACGTGAAGAAATGGGGCCTTTTAACGAGGAATTGAACAGTATGGGGATCAAGGTGGCAAGTTATATTGATAAATTGCAGTCCAGCTCAAAATTAACAGATCGTGACATTCTTCGTGTTTTCTATTCTACGCAACCAGGTCGTATTACTTATCTCAATATTCCGCGCATCAATGATCTATTGGTATATAAAGATATCATGGATACAAAATTAGATCATATTGTGAATTATGAACAGGATATGTTTGTCTTTAGCGTCGATCCGACCTTATTGGATGTTAAAAATATATATCCCAATCTGTATGAAAGAATTGAAGTCGTTCCTATAGTACGTGCTCCTGTAACCTCCGATGTCAAAGAATATGTGACCGAAATGCTTTTACCTGGAGCTCTGGCAGATTATAAATTGTTATTCCATTCCAGCGAATCATTTATCTCAAAAGAAGTGAATCGTAGTTTTTTGCCCGTTGTGCTGGGTATCTCATTAGTTTATTTGATTTTATTGGTTATTTTATATTTGATTTACCGTAATTTAGAAATTAATGGTAGACTGTTTAAATTGCAATATGATTTTATTAATAATTTGACACATGAGTTTAAAACCCCTGTTAGTGTAATAAAAATAGCAGGTAACAATATTAAAAGTGCACAATATTTATCTGATGAAGAGCGTATAATGTATGGAAACATATTGGATCAAGAATCAGATCGGCTGAACAATTTGATGAACAAATTATTGTCATTTAGTCAAATTGAAAATAAAACAATCAAGCTTAAAAGAGAAGAAATTGATTTAAATACATTTGTCGATAATATTGTGGCATCCACACAATTAAAACATGCAGATTTTAAAATAACAAAAGAAATTAACGTCAAATCCAGTCTACTTGCAGATCCTGTATTATTAACAAGTGTGTTTCAAAATTTAATTGATAATGCCTATAAATATTCGGATCAAAAGAGGAAAGTATTAGATATTAAAATACAACAAAATAAAAAGAATTTTGTTATTATCTTTAGAGACGAAGGAATAGGTATAAATAAAAATGAGTTTTCAAATATATTTAAGAAGTTCTATCGGATCAAAAGTCAATACAATCAACAAGGAAGTATTGGTTTGGGTTTAGCCTTTTGTAAAGAGATAACAGAATTTATGGGGGGAGAAATTTCTGTTAAAAGTGAAATCGGTAAAGGAACTACCTTTACTCTCATTTTTTCAGTTTAA
- a CDS encoding alpha/beta hydrolase family protein yields MRAYITFSILITLLFLGISCSNNKTERIPIESFFSTPEKTSFKISPDGNYIAYIGLDNHCKNIFLLNLNNQDSSKQLTYQNDMNVNSFVWGDNEEIIFSIEQTSNDSLRLYAVNIYTDALQPLIKPMKAKFRWVQPARLYDNGIIVAINDRDSSTFDLHKLFIDGRRSEMILQNSGNINSWYLSQDGQVRLVMANDSVEESMMYRADNEQPFHQVLKNDFSSTIIPMGFVKNSTTNIYALSNIGRDKLSLVEYDLEQKKEVYEVFNNKEVDLDWGGYSSYTNEMLYASYTLSKKKRFFFNDKIAGIFKKISEKAKGSEFDIIDSDSSFNKIIIRTYTDTNPGAIYYFDCQDNELHKLTDNNPNLKDRELSQTESVKYQARDGKIITGFITYPLHEDRKNLPVVVMPHDGPNQREVWGFDHEAQFLANRGYVVFQMNYRGSVGFGKEFWSAGFKEWGGKIQDDITDGVKWLIREGIADKDRIAIVGKGFGGYSALHAACFNSDMYACAVSYSGYTNLFTYFRDIPPYVKPYLQKYYQIIGNPIRESSMFKQISPVFHSNRVKIPVLIAQGGKDRLSSVTDANQFVQKLKNNNIPVQYILKEEEGRTFKKDENVIQYYQELEKFLDKYIGK; encoded by the coding sequence ATGCGCGCATATATTACATTTTCTATATTAATTACCTTGCTGTTTCTAGGCATTAGCTGTTCGAATAATAAAACGGAGCGTATACCTATTGAAAGTTTTTTTTCAACTCCTGAAAAGACATCATTTAAAATTTCCCCTGATGGTAATTATATCGCTTATATCGGGTTAGATAATCATTGCAAGAATATTTTTTTATTAAACTTAAATAATCAGGACAGTTCCAAGCAATTGACGTATCAAAATGATATGAACGTTAATAGTTTTGTTTGGGGAGACAATGAAGAGATTATATTTTCAATAGAGCAGACATCTAATGACAGCCTAAGACTATATGCTGTAAATATTTATACAGACGCCCTTCAACCATTGATTAAACCCATGAAAGCAAAATTTCGTTGGGTACAGCCGGCAAGATTATATGATAATGGAATTATAGTAGCTATCAATGATCGAGATTCTTCAACGTTCGATCTTCATAAATTATTTATTGATGGACGCAGATCCGAGATGATTCTTCAAAACTCAGGAAACATCAATTCTTGGTATCTTTCTCAGGATGGTCAAGTAAGACTTGTCATGGCTAATGATAGTGTGGAAGAATCAATGATGTATAGGGCAGATAACGAACAACCTTTTCATCAGGTTTTAAAAAATGATTTCAGTTCTACCATTATACCGATGGGTTTCGTTAAAAACTCGACAACAAATATTTACGCACTTTCAAATATCGGCAGAGATAAGCTGTCGTTAGTTGAGTATGATTTAGAGCAGAAGAAGGAAGTGTATGAAGTTTTTAATAATAAGGAAGTAGATCTCGATTGGGGTGGATATTCTTCTTATACCAATGAAATGCTCTATGCCTCTTATACTCTTTCAAAAAAGAAAAGATTTTTTTTCAACGATAAGATTGCAGGAATATTTAAAAAAATATCTGAAAAAGCAAAGGGATCTGAATTTGATATCATTGACTCGGACTCTTCCTTCAATAAAATCATCATAAGAACATATACAGACACCAATCCTGGTGCAATTTATTATTTTGATTGCCAGGATAACGAATTACATAAACTTACTGATAACAATCCTAATTTAAAAGATCGTGAGTTATCGCAAACAGAATCTGTGAAATATCAAGCCCGCGATGGCAAGATCATTACAGGTTTTATTACCTACCCTTTGCATGAAGATAGGAAGAACCTTCCTGTTGTTGTAATGCCACATGATGGACCTAATCAGCGAGAGGTTTGGGGTTTTGATCACGAAGCACAGTTCTTAGCCAATCGAGGGTATGTTGTATTTCAGATGAACTATCGTGGTTCAGTAGGCTTTGGTAAAGAATTTTGGTCGGCAGGTTTTAAAGAGTGGGGAGGTAAGATTCAAGATGATATTACTGACGGCGTAAAATGGTTAATCAGAGAAGGTATTGCGGATAAAGATAGAATAGCAATTGTTGGAAAAGGCTTTGGGGGGTACTCAGCTTTGCATGCGGCTTGTTTTAATTCTGATATGTATGCCTGTGCAGTATCATATTCGGGGTACACAAACTTGTTCACATATTTTAGAGACATACCACCGTATGTAAAACCCTATTTGCAAAAATACTATCAGATTATTGGAAATCCAATTCGCGAATCGAGCATGTTTAAGCAGATTTCTCCCGTATTTCATTCTAATCGTGTCAAAATTCCAGTTTTAATAGCACAAGGGGGAAAGGATCGATTAAGTTCGGTAACAGATGCCAATCAATTTGTGCAGAAACTTAAAAATAATAATATTCCTGTACAATATATATTGAAAGAAGAAGAGGGTAGAACTTTTAAAAAGGATGAAAATGTCATTCAATATTATCAGGAACTGGAGAAATTTTTAGATAAATATATCGGTAAATAG
- a CDS encoding DUF4286 family protein, with translation MYLYNISIISEESVHQEIVSWIKENLLNSTNFNPRFLEMLNSPHEGVTYCIQIQVSSEEDIAQFQQDHLSHLQHEISSNFKDKAFIFDSTMKYL, from the coding sequence ATGTATTTATATAACATATCCATCATATCAGAAGAATCTGTACATCAGGAAATAGTTTCCTGGATAAAAGAAAATCTTCTAAACAGCACTAATTTCAATCCTCGTTTTTTGGAAATGCTTAATTCTCCTCATGAAGGAGTAACATACTGCATTCAGATACAGGTTTCCAGTGAAGAGGACATTGCACAATTTCAGCAAGATCATCTTAGCCATTTACAGCATGAAATTTCATCCAACTTTAAGGATAAAGCGTTCATTTTTGACAGTACAATGAAATACTTGTAA
- a CDS encoding DUF983 domain-containing protein, translating to MPTSKIHALVHSKCPRCHVGNMFVGPAYGLRKQKTNDVCPVCNLTFEIEPGYFYAAMYVSYAMSVAEVVTFALATAVLTGSESPWTYMVVLFATIIIFSPFNFRYSRLVLLHYMTPKIVYDPKWELLEENKNKSDI from the coding sequence ATGCCAACATCTAAAATTCATGCGCTTGTACATTCAAAATGTCCAAGATGTCATGTCGGAAATATGTTTGTCGGACCTGCCTATGGTTTACGTAAACAAAAAACAAATGATGTATGTCCCGTTTGTAATTTGACTTTCGAAATCGAGCCAGGTTATTTTTATGCGGCCATGTATGTCAGTTACGCGATGTCGGTGGCTGAAGTGGTAACATTTGCTTTGGCAACAGCAGTATTAACAGGAAGTGAGTCCCCGTGGACGTATATGGTAGTCCTTTTTGCAACAATTATTATCTTTTCTCCATTTAACTTTCGTTATTCAAGATTGGTCTTATTGCATTACATGACTCCAAAAATTGTTTATGATCCCAAGTGGGAGCTACTAGAAGAAAATAAAAATAAGAGCGATATTTAG
- a CDS encoding RluA family pseudouridine synthase: MHNITDRDVIYEDNHLIAINKRAGDIVQVDDTGDKSLEDMVKEYLKYKYNKPNEAFLGVIHRLDRPVSGLIVFAKTSKALERMNKLFKDRQVKKTYLAVVRQRPQEPAGKLINWLVRNREKMVTKAFNKEVKESSYAELDYTLIGELNGFHLLKVEPLTGRTHQIRVQLSTMGCPIVGDNKYGYPRGSSKGSICLHSRSLTFVHPIKKETITLKAPLQHDGFWEKFSKFND; the protein is encoded by the coding sequence ATGCATAATATTACAGATAGAGATGTTATCTATGAAGATAACCACCTCATCGCAATCAATAAAAGGGCAGGAGATATTGTTCAGGTAGACGATACCGGTGATAAGTCTTTAGAAGATATGGTTAAAGAGTATTTAAAATATAAATACAATAAACCTAATGAAGCCTTTTTAGGAGTTATTCATCGTCTGGACAGACCTGTTAGCGGTTTAATCGTTTTTGCAAAAACAAGCAAAGCATTAGAACGTATGAATAAACTGTTTAAAGATAGACAGGTAAAAAAAACTTACCTTGCTGTTGTGAGACAACGTCCACAAGAACCTGCCGGTAAATTGATCAATTGGCTTGTGCGAAATCGTGAAAAAATGGTAACAAAAGCTTTTAATAAAGAAGTGAAAGAAAGCAGCTATGCCGAATTGGATTATACTTTGATCGGTGAACTGAATGGTTTTCATTTATTAAAAGTTGAGCCATTAACAGGACGTACTCATCAGATTCGGGTGCAATTATCCACGATGGGATGTCCTATAGTCGGTGACAATAAATACGGATACCCTCGGGGCAGCTCAAAGGGTAGTATCTGTCTTCATTCGAGATCACTTACTTTTGTTCACCCAATCAAAAAAGAGACGATTACATTAAAGGCTCCATTACAGCATGACGGTTTCTGGGAGAAGTTTTCTAAGTTTAATGACTAG
- a CDS encoding MlaD family protein → MSKVENKRAVIVGLFVFIGLAILIAGIFILGSQQKKFTKTFEIATSFPDVAGLKVGSNVWFSGVKVGIIKNIHFKNLQDVEVVMTIEEKSAEYIRKDAITKLGSDGLIGNKIIVISGGSQNAPSIEANDFLRSAKAADMEAMMETLQLNNQNLAKITTDFVEISRGLVEGRGVVGSLLTDTAMLSSLHMSLQSISQVMASTNKATSNLVLLTEKLNSNKGLVHDLTTDTAVFASLRASAAQLQGVSQTANALMTNLNTASGKLSSKDNAIGTLINDPAVGNELREAVRNLNNSTAKLDQNMEALQSNFLLRGFFKKKDKEAKKAAELELKDSVK, encoded by the coding sequence ATGAGCAAAGTAGAAAATAAGAGAGCAGTAATAGTTGGATTATTCGTATTTATAGGATTAGCTATTCTGATTGCAGGTATATTTATACTGGGGAGTCAACAGAAAAAATTTACTAAAACTTTCGAAATTGCTACGTCTTTCCCTGATGTTGCAGGCTTAAAAGTAGGTAGTAATGTTTGGTTTTCAGGTGTTAAAGTGGGGATTATAAAGAATATTCATTTTAAAAATTTACAGGATGTTGAGGTTGTTATGACCATTGAAGAAAAATCAGCTGAATATATCCGTAAAGATGCCATTACCAAATTAGGATCAGATGGTCTTATTGGTAATAAAATCATTGTGATTTCGGGTGGTTCTCAAAATGCGCCATCGATTGAAGCTAATGATTTTCTTCGTTCTGCGAAAGCCGCAGACATGGAAGCAATGATGGAAACCCTACAGCTTAATAACCAGAACTTGGCAAAAATTACAACAGATTTTGTTGAAATTTCACGTGGTTTAGTTGAAGGGCGTGGTGTAGTTGGATCTTTATTGACAGATACAGCCATGTTATCTTCGCTTCATATGTCTTTGCAGTCGATCAGTCAGGTTATGGCCAGTACAAATAAAGCAACATCTAACCTTGTTCTATTGACAGAAAAATTAAATTCGAATAAAGGCTTAGTTCACGATCTGACTACAGATACAGCAGTTTTTGCTAGTTTAAGAGCTTCTGCAGCACAACTGCAGGGCGTTTCACAGACAGCTAATGCACTGATGACAAATTTAAATACTGCTTCAGGTAAATTAAGTAGCAAAGATAATGCGATTGGTACATTGATCAATGATCCAGCTGTTGGCAATGAGCTTAGAGAGGCTGTTCGTAACTTAAATAACAGTACCGCTAAATTGGATCAAAATATGGAAGCTTTGCAAAGTAATTTCTTATTGAGAGGTTTCTTTAAGAAGAAAGACAAGGAAGCAAAAAAGGCAGCTGAATTAGAATTGAAAGATTCAGTGAAATAG
- a CDS encoding ABC transporter ATP-binding protein → MEKVKTHIDYQDSVITIRGVSKSFAENHVLRNVDLDLYRGENLVVLGRSGTGKSVLIKLIAGLLQPDVGSIEVLGNSVNDLDNHELMKLRLRIGFSFQNSALYDSMTVRENLEFPLIRNKRNLTRAEINKEVEDVLEGVGLSQAINQMPSELSGGQRKRIGIARTLILRPDIMMYDEPTAGLDPITCLDINSLINEVQERYKTSSIIITHDLACARSVGDRIVMLLDGKFERQGSFKEIFETDDARVKAFYDYNFIV, encoded by the coding sequence ATGGAAAAAGTAAAAACACATATCGATTATCAAGATTCTGTCATTACAATACGCGGTGTTAGTAAATCATTCGCAGAGAACCATGTATTAAGAAATGTTGATTTAGACTTATACCGGGGGGAAAACTTAGTGGTTTTGGGACGTTCTGGTACTGGTAAATCCGTATTAATAAAACTTATTGCTGGACTTTTACAGCCTGATGTGGGGAGTATTGAAGTTCTTGGAAATTCTGTTAATGATTTGGATAACCATGAGTTGATGAAGCTGCGGTTGCGTATAGGATTTTCATTTCAAAATAGCGCTTTGTATGATAGTATGACGGTACGTGAAAATCTTGAATTTCCATTGATTCGTAATAAAAGAAATCTTACACGTGCTGAAATCAATAAAGAGGTGGAAGATGTGCTAGAAGGTGTGGGACTATCACAGGCAATCAATCAAATGCCATCTGAATTATCTGGTGGACAGCGTAAAAGAATCGGTATCGCGCGTACATTAATCTTACGACCGGATATCATGATGTACGATGAGCCAACAGCAGGATTGGATCCAATAACCTGTTTAGATATTAATAGTCTTATTAACGAAGTCCAAGAAAGGTATAAAACATCATCCATTATCATCACACATGATTTAGCTTGTGCCCGATCGGTAGGAGATCGTATTGTGATGTTACTAGATGGTAAATTTGAAAGACAGGGATCTTTTAAGGAAATATTTGAAACAGATGATGCGCGAGTTAAAGCGTTTTATGATTATAATTTTATTGTTTAA
- a CDS encoding MlaE family ABC transporter permease → MLNKLRSFFTEFANIHRFLIRFWKELVTPPYEFKEIIRQCFEIGWKSLPLISLTGFIVGFVFSKQSRPSLEEFGATSMLPSLISIAIVRALAPLVTALIASGKIGSQVGAELSSMNVTEQIDAMEVSGTNPFKFLIVSRIIATTIGIPILCFYVAGIGLLGGYLSMASKDDLSFLSFFTQVFETIGYQDLWAMVFRAIVFGFTIGAVSCYCGYYSSKGTEGVGKAANAAVVASMFLVFIEEIIIVQILSIIN, encoded by the coding sequence ATGTTAAATAAACTTCGATCATTTTTTACTGAATTCGCAAATATCCATCGATTCTTAATTCGATTCTGGAAAGAACTTGTCACACCTCCTTATGAATTTAAGGAAATAATACGTCAATGTTTTGAAATTGGATGGAAATCATTACCCTTAATCAGTTTAACGGGTTTTATTGTGGGATTTGTTTTTTCTAAACAATCACGACCTTCATTGGAAGAGTTTGGAGCAACCTCTATGTTACCTTCATTGATTTCCATTGCTATTGTTCGGGCGTTAGCCCCTTTGGTAACGGCACTGATTGCATCCGGAAAAATTGGTTCGCAGGTAGGGGCTGAATTGAGTTCGATGAATGTTACCGAACAAATCGATGCGATGGAAGTTTCGGGAACAAACCCATTTAAATTTTTAATTGTAAGTCGTATTATAGCGACAACAATAGGTATTCCTATTTTATGTTTTTATGTTGCGGGAATCGGACTTCTTGGTGGATACCTAAGCATGGCATCCAAAGATGATCTAAGCTTTTTAAGTTTCTTTACACAAGTCTTCGAAACAATTGGTTATCAGGATTTATGGGCAATGGTTTTTAGAGCTATCGTATTTGGTTTTACTATCGGTGCAGTGAGTTGTTATTGTGGATATTATTCTTCAAAAGGAACTGAGGGGGTTGGTAAAGCGGCTAATGCCGCAGTTGTAGCTTCCATGTTTTTAGTTTTTATTGAAGAAATTATCATTGTACAAATTTTATCAATAATAAATTAG
- a CDS encoding DUF6600 domain-containing protein, producing MKKIKYIKLIALTVFSILFFATPKSSLAQRGYSNYNSGVSFQTFYDELAPYGDWVNDRNYGYMWIPDVGPNFQPYSTNGYWTMTEYGNTWVSNYSWGWAPFHYGRWEYNNNYGWAWIPDYEWGPAWVNWREGSGYYGWAPLGINISINLPMNLWVFVGSSNIYSNRLDRYYVHPRNYNNFYNRTTIINNTVIINNKNYYGGPRRSDIERSTGRRVSVRSINNSDRPGASRVTRSSVDIYRPNVDRNSRTDARPSRVAEASSRTRSNNTSLQNRNDRVISTRDNMTSTRGSRELYIDNSGNATVRSRENGSTDRTRGNNSNIDRTDGRINNNGGSTRSNSSNTDNGSSNTRNTRERVQSIDNNNNNNNNNTSVRTERPTRNTNTVEQSRTERPARVQTSTNNETRSSRTAPTNTERPARVQETSNNETRSSRTAPTNTERPGRVQSTSNNESRSSRTAPSTNTERPARAQSNSVERSNNSTNERSSTQSGATRSGSTRTR from the coding sequence ATGAAAAAAATTAAATATATAAAATTAATCGCATTAACAGTTTTTAGTATCCTGTTTTTTGCGACGCCCAAATCTTCGTTAGCACAACGTGGATATTCTAATTATAACAGTGGTGTTTCTTTTCAAACATTTTATGATGAACTAGCGCCTTATGGTGACTGGGTAAATGACCGCAATTATGGTTATATGTGGATACCAGATGTAGGTCCCAACTTCCAGCCTTATTCAACCAATGGATATTGGACCATGACCGAATATGGAAATACATGGGTATCAAATTATTCTTGGGGATGGGCACCATTCCATTATGGTAGATGGGAATACAACAACAATTATGGTTGGGCGTGGATCCCAGATTATGAATGGGGACCAGCCTGGGTCAATTGGAGAGAAGGTTCTGGTTATTATGGATGGGCACCTTTAGGAATTAATATTTCGATCAATCTTCCTATGAATTTATGGGTATTTGTTGGGTCGTCTAACATCTATAGCAATAGATTAGATCGTTACTATGTTCACCCTCGTAATTATAATAATTTTTATAATAGAACTACAATTATCAATAATACTGTTATCATCAATAATAAAAACTATTATGGTGGTCCAAGAAGATCAGATATTGAAAGAAGTACAGGAAGACGTGTAAGCGTAAGAAGTATTAATAATTCTGATAGACCCGGTGCATCACGTGTAACGCGTAGCAGTGTTGATATCTATCGTCCAAATGTGGATCGTAATTCAAGAACTGATGCAAGACCAAGCCGGGTTGCTGAAGCTTCATCCCGTACACGCAGCAACAATACTTCTTTACAAAATAGAAATGATCGGGTGATATCTACAAGAGATAATATGACCAGTACGAGAGGTAGTCGCGAATTATATATTGACAATAGTGGAAATGCTACTGTTAGATCGAGAGAAAATGGATCAACAGATAGAACAAGAGGCAATAATAGTAATATTGATAGAACAGATGGACGTATAAACAATAATGGTGGTAGCACAAGAAGTAACTCATCTAATACAGATAATGGTTCTTCCAATACCAGAAACACCCGGGAGAGAGTACAATCTATCGATAATAATAATAATAATAATAATAACAATACTTCAGTTCGTACAGAAAGGCCTACAAGAAATACAAATACAGTAGAACAATCTAGAACTGAGCGACCAGCTAGGGTTCAAACGAGTACAAACAATGAAACTAGAAGTAGCAGAACTGCCCCTACGAACACAGAGCGACCAGCTAGAGTACAGGAAACTTCAAACAACGAAACTAGAAGTAGCAGAACTGCGCCTACGAATACAGAACGACCTGGAAGGGTTCAGTCAACTTCGAACAACGAAAGTAGAAGTAGTAGAACTGCCCCTTCAACCAATACGGAACGACCTGCGAGAGCACAGTCAAATAGTGTGGAAAGAAGTAATAATAGTACCAATGAAAGAAGCTCAACACAGTCGGGAGCTACCAGAAGCGGCAGTACACGTACAAGATAA